Below is a window of Planctomycetota bacterium DNA.
GGCCATCTCCGGCTGGGTCAGGTTGTACGTGCCTGCTGCGCCGCAGCAGATGTCGGACTCGGGCAGGTCAATCAGCTCCAGCTCGGGCACGCGACTCAGCAGTTGCCGCGGCGGTGTCGCCACGCCTTGGGCGTGCTTGAGGTGACACGCGTCGTGGTACGCCGCCTTGAGCTTCACGGCGTTTCCGAAGGCGAGCTCGCCTTCGCCTACGCCGAGATCGAGGAGCACCTCCGTGATGTCGCGGACGAGGCCGGCGAAGGTCTTTGCACGTCCCGCGTACTGGGCGTCATCGGCAAGGAGGTGGCCGTACTCGCGCAGCATCGCTCCGTCGCCGGCGGTGCAGTTGGTGATGTAGCGGACGCGCGGCTTGTCGTCGGGGATAAAGGTGTCGATGTTGCGGCGCGCCAGGTCCTTCGCATCGTCGCGATCGCCGGCGTGGTTATGGATGGCACCGCAGCAGACCTGGTCAGGCGGGGCGATGACGTCGGCACCGGCCTCACACATGATCTCGGCTGCCATCTGATGCACGTCGGCCGACATCACGCCGGCGACGCATCCTTCGAAGAAGCCGATTGCCACGTTCACGCTGTCGGCTTGCTCGGCCTGTTCGGGGTCGAGCATGCGGACCACCATGTCCATCCCGCCAGCACGGCTGTGCGCCGGCATCGGTTTGGCCCAGATCGCCGCCTTCTCGTCGATCGGCAGAAGCTGGTCCATCCGACGCAGCGTCGGACCCATCAGCTTCATCAGGCCGACCTTGCGCGCGATCCGACGCAGGCCAACGCGATCGGCCAGACGTGCACCGGCGAGTGCGACGCGGAGCCTGTTCGGCCTGGCCAGAAGCTTGACGGCGATGGCTTTCTTCAAGCCCGACAGCTGTTCCGCCGGCGG
It encodes the following:
- a CDS encoding heterodisulfide reductase-related iron-sulfur binding cluster — its product is MFDPQLKPESSPSKGSSGIASDRTVDPEGLVDDGHDEPVASEPAPDDLEPTPEPEPAGPTIRLSEEAKAAGDACVQCGLCLPACPTYLELGDEADSPRGRIRLMLGLHDGDVPYTDAAGKHIERCLGCLSCATACPSGVDYGTLLDDAVYKLSHDRLDGGPPAEQLSGLKKAIAVKLLARPNRLRVALAGARLADRVGLRRIARKVGLMKLMGPTLRRMDQLLPIDEKAAIWAKPMPAHSRAGGMDMVVRMLDPEQAEQADSVNVAIGFFEGCVAGVMSADVHQMAAEIMCEAGADVIAPPDQVCCGAIHNHAGDRDDAKDLARRNIDTFIPDDKPRVRYITNCTAGDGAMLREYGHLLADDAQYAGRAKTFAGLVRDITEVLLDLGVGEGELAFGNAVKLKAAYHDACHLKHAQGVATPPRQLLSRVPELELIDLPESDICCGAAGTYNLTQPEMAGRLARRKLEHFANTGADVLVSGNIGCTMHLAAIASEAGRPIKIVHPVELVHAAMFGRG